The Gadus macrocephalus chromosome 3, ASM3116895v1 DNA segment CCCCGGAAGACCATCAGGGGAGGTCCAGCTCACGAGAACGAAGTTTAACAGAAAAGGGCCTAGTGATGCAAGAACAGGAAGCAAAGAAAAACGAAAAGGCATTCAACAAAGCCTATGACTCGTGGAAGCAGTTAGCCAGAGAAACAAGAGTAAAATTAAAGGCTCTCTGCTCACCTGAAGAACTTGATACAATCGAAAGAGACATTAAAGCTAAACACGCCATAGTGCAACAACATTATGAGCCAATTCGCTGCAACCATACTACTACCCCAGTTATTGTTCAAAGAATGGATGCATGTGGCACTCTAACAGACGAAATGTTTGAGCTCATAAACAAACGTCCAGAGATCATAGATGAGACATTTAATGAAAGTAAGGAAAAGGAAAGAGTGAGGATGACGCTAAATAAGAATGAGTATGAGTCTGTCTTTGGAAAAACAGAAACAGTAATTTCATCCCCCTCAGAAAGCTCAAACTCAAAAGCCACCTCCAGGTCTTCTAGTAAACGTGCAGACGCAGAAGCAGATCTTGCAGCTAAGCTAGAACAGGCCAATGCAATGGAAGAAATACatgaacaacaaacaaaactcATTAAGCTGGAGAGTGAATGGAAGCTTAAAGAGGCAGAAGTTAAATTAAGACTAGAGGAGGAGAAAACAAAGCTACAACGGCTACAAGCGTCAAAGGAAGTAAAGGTAGCAGCAGCACGAGTCAAAGCATACAATGCCTTTGATAATGTTGAAAGTTGCAATCAAGAGGTCGACAACATAATACTGCCCGACTACCTAAATACTGATCTTCAAACTCCACTAAATCCAAGAGCCCTGCCATTTCAATCTCAGCAAAGATCCCCTGAGATGTTGAGAAATCAAGAGGAGGTGAGTCTAACCCAAGCGCTTGCAAGCTCACTTATTCTTAATCGTCTGCCTGTACCAGAACCCTCCACGTTTACCGGTGACCCTTTAGAGTACTTGGATTGGAAGACATCCTTTATGGCACTTATCGGCCAGAagcccctccctgtgtgtgaaGAAATGCTATACCTAAAGAGTTATCTTGCAGGGGAGGCACGCAGAGCAGTTGAAGGATTCTTCTACCGAAACACTGAAGACGCATATAAGGGCATTTGGAACGTGCTACAGGACAGATACGGAAATCCATTCATCATCCAAAGGGCTTTTAGGGACAAACTCACAAAATGGCCAAAGGTAGCTGCAAATTTTCTGCAAAGTTGCGCCGAAGCCACTCCCCACGTTAAAGGCTTAGCCACCCTCAACGATTGTGAAGAAAATCATAAGCTCCTCAAAAAGCTGCCTGAGTCCATGGCACATAGATGGAGTCGCATTGTAGTGAACGAGTTAGACAAATCTCAAGAGTATCCAACCTTTGCTCGTTTCACAGAGTTCATGCAGAAGGAAGCCAGAATAGCTTGCAACCCCATTGCCTCCCCCTTCCTGATGAACAACAAATTTGAAGACGAGAGATTTCCCAAGAGAGCAAAAGCCCTAAACACACAAGCTCAAACAAAGTCCTTCATCTCTGGCCCACCAGAAACCTCAGCCTCACATCCAAGGCCACCTTGTTCAGTCTGTGAAGATGAAAGTCATGGTATTGTTAAGTGCCCAACCTTTGCAGCAAGAACTGCTGATGAAAAGAAGGCTTTCATTCAGGAAAATCGTCTTTGTTTTGGATGCCTAAGGAAAGGTCACGTAAGTAAAGACTGCAAAGGACGTCACACATGTAACATATGTAGCCGACGTCATCCAACCTGTGTACACATAGAAAGAGACCAAGTGCCTGTAGGAAACTCAAGGAGCAGCTTAGCAGCCTCAGGAGATGGCGCAACCAAGGAAGTTCGTAAGGTTATGGCACATGCACTGACAAGGTATAGTTCCGCCACATCTAGCATTGTCCCTGTCCTTGTGTCCGCTGCAACAGACCCCCAAAAGGAAATCCTAACGTATGCGCTTCTCGACACACAAAGTGACACGACTTTTATCTTAGAAGATCTAGTGTCTGAACTTAACATGAGCACTCAACCGATCCAACTCAAGCTCAGTACGATGACATCTGTGGACACAGTTATAGCAAGTTAGGCTACATGCGGCTTACGTGTTCGTGAATTTAACTCCGAGACCTATGTGCAGCTAAAGCAAGCCTACACTCGGGATTTCATCCCAGTCGATAAATCTCACATCCCTACAAGGGAAACAGCACTTCAGTGGCCTCACCTCAAACGCCTAGCAAACAAGCTACAGCCACTGCAACACTGTGAAGTGGGACTATTAATCGGCTACGACTGCCCATCTGCACTAGCTCCTTCAGAGGTCATTACAGGTACCGAAACTGAACCCTTTGCCCAAAGAACCGCCCTCGGCTGGAGCATCATAGGGTCAGCCAACCCACACCTCGACAGACGAGACGGCCAACGCTTTGTGCACAGAGTTGCAGTTAAAGAAATGCCAATGCCACCAGTCGCCGATGTGCTCAAGGCCTTGGAGTCAGATGTCAGTGAAAGGAGCTATGAGGACAGGTTTGTGTCTCAAGATGATGTTCGCTTTGTACGACTCCTTTGTGGCGCAATAAGGCAAAGAGACGATGGACACTATGAGATGACCCATCCTCTCAAAGACAACCATCCCCCTGCGCTACCAAATAACAACAGACCTCGAGGAGAAGTTAAAGACCCACACGCAGTGCTTTGATCACTACAAAGCCTTTATGGAAGAAACCATCAGCAAAGGTGACGCTGAACCAGCCCCTGTAGCTTCTGAGGGAGATATCTTATGGTGCATCCCGCACCATGGGGTGTACCACCCTAGAAAGCCAGACAGACTCAGAGTTGTTTTTGACTGTTCAGCTAAGTTCCGTGGCATCTCCCTTGACGACACTCTACTGACAGGTCCTGATTTAACCAACTCCTTGGTGGGAGTACTCTGTCGTTTAAGAAAGGAAGCAGTGGCCGTGACCTGTGACATTCAAAAGATGTTCCATCAATTCTCTGTCTCACCTGAATTCCGCAACTACTTAAGGTTCCTATGGTGGGAGGGTGGTCAGTTGGATAGGGAACCCAAAGAGTATAGGATGGCAGTCCACCTCTTTGGCGCTGGCTCCTCCCCAGGATGCGCAAACTTCGCCCCTTAAGTATCTGGCACAGCAACACAAAGTTGATTACCCTGAAGCATCAGCCTTTATAGAAAAGAACTTCTATGTGGATGATGGTTTGACCAGTGTTTCATCAGTTGAAGAGGCCCAAAAGTTCAACTCAAGTGACGTGCTCTCATGTATAGACCCTTCAGAAAGGGCAACAACCACTGGTCCTCTCAACCTTAAACCTGACATGACACCAGATGGACATGTACTTGGCATCCAGTGGTCAATTGAGAATGACACCTTCGGCTTCAACGTGGTCACAAAGGACCAGCCACTAACCCGCCGTAGTATTTTGTCAATTGTTGCATCTCTTTACGACCCTCTCGGCTTCATAGCTCCCTTTGTTCTCAGTGGCAAGTGTTAACTAATTAACTGCTAcattaatgttgcatacaacattgccaaagaggagttgcaccaaatttaaatccgaaattattctcatgaagaagaatggattaaacgtcaacccgacgtatagcaatgagatggcatgtgcacaattcattgcagtaataGGCGACACCTTAAGGCAAAAGACAGTTGCGGAcatcggaaacgccacataggcctgcatgtccttcatgattgacggcgacacagacgtctctaccaaagagtgtgtgatcgtctacagccgcattttgcccaaagggagaccggtcaacattttaattgtgtaatactttaagcacaaaaagttttattttgcttaatggtttagttcgaaatgttcaatttcagctcagtgaagcactttaaacaccttatttttatttataattgtgcttcaaataaagacatgcctttctctacaccttattcttgATTAAAAATCACTCACattattatatgaaagttatgaaaagagatataaaggtgacctcatggcgtctggagccctgtgaagtattgataaatgtaatgcattcgttagcccacccacccaaaatcaccaccagccgccactgtgtGTAATTAATTACTACATGTAATATAGTCGTGTATTCAACGTGTGAAATTACAACGCTTAAGCAAGTCATGGCATGTCAGTGAGCACAGTTAGATGCCAGGACTAGTGCTATTCCGGTTTTAAACGAAATATTGGCGCCCGTAATAGTAACTGTTCACTGTCATGCCATGACGCAAGTGACGTTTATGTTACAAAAATAGGATTTGATTAGCCTACTTCTTGATATTAATCATAGGGCATAGCCTCTGCTGAGGTGGATACATAGAACAATCGTatattgtgtttctttgttgttggtttattatatttattttaatgtgtgtgtgtaatttatgTTTTCAGGGATAAGAAGAATAGTGTGGAAAATTACTTTCGCAAGAAAAATACAACCACCTGCACCCCCCAGGAGGCTGCCATACTTACTGAGAGCGTCTTATCAATGATTTGTTAAGACATGAGGCCGATTTCTGTGGTTGAGGGCGAGGGATTTAAAGAAATGCTGACCACCTTTGAAGCAGGTTACACTCTGCCTTCTAGGCGCCATTTCACTACTCTGATCGAGAATAAGTATGAAACTTAAAAACAAACTTAAAATGGCCACATCCAAAATCTCCCTTAGCACTGATGCCTGGACCAGTCCGGTGACAGAAGCCTACTTAGGGGTAACTTGTCATTTCATTGATGACAATTGGGAGCTTGTCTCCTTCAATTTGATAACACTGCCAGTTGAAGAACGCCACACAGCAGAAAACATTGCCTAATGGCTGGAGAATTTGGCAGAAAAATTGTCCATGACAATGCAAGTAACATTGTGGCAGTTCTCAGAATCTTGGAAGAGAGATTTGAGGTGGAATCCCATCGGTGCGCTGGGCATACACTTCAACTGGTAGTCAACAATGCAATGAAGAACCCTGAGATTGACAAGGCACTCTCAGCTACACAGTGCCTTGTAAAACACATAAAGAAAAGTGGGCCAGCTACCACTAAGCTGAAGCTTAAACAAAAACTGATACAGGATGTAGCAGTTCGTTGGAACAGTTCATACTACATGATTGAACGTGTTTTAGAGCAGCGATGGCCAGTGGTTGCGACGCTATCAGATCCAGAAATCACACAGCGCGGAAAGCACTATCTTGATCTGAAAAACGATCAATGGACTCTTCTGGAAGAACTGGAAGATGTGCTCAAGCCCTATGAGCAAGCCACGGTGTTCCTTAGTGGTCAATCTTATGTCACAGCCTCTGTCCCACCCCCCCCTGCTGAAGGGTCTCCTGAAATCCACCCGAAAAAAATCATTTGATTCTGCTGCCATGACCTTTTTCCAGACCAAAGCAGAAGAGGGGATATTGTCAAGGTGGCAGGTGTTTGTATTTAAAGAGGGTGGGAAAAATGTGTCTCTCATTGCTGCTGCACTTGATCCCCGAAATTGAAGTTCCTTCCAGCAGATGATGCACTCAAACTGTAAGTGCAAATACAGACTGTTGCTCTTGATATCAGAAGGAAGCAGAAATTGTTACAGGCAGTGTCACAcaaaatttgtaccgggcgcgtcatccatacgtaatccattccaaacctgcctgcaaCAGATGAtagcgtcgtccgttgccgggcaggttttcatgttgccaaagacgaaataacatagtacagaaaacggatcgctagataacacttttttttactttatatttgtattgtatttcattgtttaatcaaatttagcaagtaaactgagtgtttaaagcaggtcaaggacgaaatagcacaaatgttaagcttgctggtagttctaccaggaggactcaaatcacgcgcggctggccgccaatcaccaatcaccagctaccaatcacctgcctacacctgctctataaagagtagtctaacatatgcctttgctgctcaggtcttcgtttgacgcatgctgctgctttactgtgcttctgattatctcgcatatctcgtcgcttagttgctacgtcggttaatacacaccaagaggtcataacttcggattcgtgctggtcggcctactacttctggtcccggcaagcgagcgcagaaagccgttcttttcggtccccggtatcctcaacaacaccaccaacaagttcccaacacggacatccgcccggttctacaaaccctcgccgagttggtgcaaagcattggcgccaggatggacgccgtcgaaacgccatgcggaactcccggacgggtccaggcccccaacccgctgtcgtcggtcgccacggcgcctttctacttccagcaaccatcaggctcggcttcctccgccttcacaggctacgcaccttgcacgtgccctgctaccatggctactgcagtccccgcgttagcccccgcagcgtattttctctcacagctctaccagtccagcttcaggatgcggctccctcggttgggttagggggtttcttccaagggcaatggtttgctgcgggatggccagtcgaagctggtatgttcgccctcgggtcagagtcgtctgcgctgttcgagctttaccctatcgcagcagctagcgttctgtggggcaaagcatggcggCGTTAACGTAtaaccatgttttgcgataacaaagcagcgtcaaaacggctgggaaggtggtcttcttccacagcatacggattttacatccggttgaattcgttgagttcgttgcacacgtcggtgtggtacaacgcagaactctacgttcgcaatcaaaggttcataattatctttataccgtgcactgtttggttaactccttgtgtctgaggtttttcccttcactttaacatgaatgaagttgatgggttttaggcactgtggtaactgattattactaaaaggtttttattgacgaagggccttttagattggttcagctgctgctcactaactctcacgttcctctgctcgcaatgcgattcacatatcgttcaatttattcaaaagatccaaagacaaagaacaggtacattatggtatcattttatatgattatttatagtcttattgttaatagcttcagtcgcgttggtatttaatttttcatttgctcgtttAGCTACGTATGACGGTTAAtaatgttggtgtaggcctattacaattatttacgcgtgtaggccactccaactcgctcgatatttcaaaaagattagtgtactctctcagagctgggagattt contains these protein-coding regions:
- the LOC132453732 gene encoding uncharacterized protein LOC132453732, whose product is MLTPAEEPDCPPEDHQGRSSSRERSLTEKGLVMQEQEAKKNEKAFNKAYDSWKQLARETRVKLKALCSPEELDTIERDIKAKHAIVQQHYEPIRCNHTTTPVIVQRMDACGTLTDEMFELINKRPEIIDETFNESKEKERVRMTLNKNEYESVFGKTETVISSPSESSNSKATSRSSSKRADAEADLAAKLEQANAMEEIHEQQTKLIKLESEWKLKEAEVKLRLEEEKTKLQRLQASKEVKVAAARVKAYNAFDNVESCNQEVDNIILPDYLNTDLQTPLNPRALPFQSQQRSPEMLRNQEEVSLTQALASSLILNRLPVPEPSTFTGDPLEYLDWKTSFMALIGQKPLPVCEEMLYLKSYLAGEARRAVEGFFYRNTEDAYKGIWNVLQDRYGNPFIIQRAFRDKLTKWPKVAANFLQSCAEATPHVKGLATLNDLCSI